cctagaaccagacatcctggaatgcgaggtCAAGCAGGTCTTAGGAAGTatctctacaaacaaagctagtggaggtgatggaattccagctgagctacttcaaatcctaaaagatgatgctgtgaaagtgctgcactcaatatgcctacaaatttggaaaacttaacagtggccacaggactggaaaatgccagttttcattccaatcccaaagaaaggcaatgccaaaaaatgttcaaactactgcacaattgcactcatctcacactctagcaaagtaatgctctaaattctccaagccagacttcaacaccATGTGAACTGttaattttcagatgttcaagttggatttagaaaaggcagaggaaccagagatcaattgccaacatcccttagaccattgaaaaagcaagaaagtttcagaaaaacagctacttctgcctcattgactatgctaaagcctttgactatgtggatcacaacaaactggaaaattcttccagaaatgGTAATACCAGCGCACCtatttgcctcctgagaaatctgtatgcaggttaagaagcaacggttagaaccgaacatggaactacagactagttccaaattgggaaaggagtacatcaaggctgcatactgtcatcctgcctatttaacttatgtgcagtgTACATTatacgaaatgccaggctggaagaagcacaagctggaaatcaagactgctgggagaaatatcaataacctcagatatacagatgacaccacccttatggcagaaagtgaagaggaactaaagagcctcttgatcaaagtgaaagaggagagtgaaaaagctgccttaaaactcaacattcaaaaaactaagatcactgcatccagtcccatcacttcatggcaaatagatggggagacaatggaaacaatgacagactttcttttcttttcttttttttaggtttttaaattttttttaataaaataaacaggAATCATTTTAATTCTACTGTAGAAGAATTATCATGAATTATTCAAGATTTAATTGCATCAGGATAAATTAAGCTTCCATGTGGTTTAGACAACAGATCTTTGCAAAGCTAAATAAGCTTACTGACCACTGAACCTTTTACATTAATAGTTTAATTTTCACGTTACCAACTGTTCTAATGGCTTATATAAGCACTGACCGTTTTCTTCAATCATTTAAAATGACTGAAACACAAAGGTTTTCAACGTCTAGGAAATAAGCAAAATTATATCATTAGAACATTTAccttcttcaaagaaaaaaaaatgttaatggcTTGATCGTTTTTGACAGCTCTGCCCGAGTTGAGAAAAAATGAATTCACCtggaattttcatttcaatcttgCCAGCAAATACTGCAATACTTTGAAACCATTCACCAGCCTTACACTCACATCCAACATCTTCATCAGTCTGGGTTGAAAGGTTGCTGCCTCGACTCTGGATAAGAGGTTCCTCAGGGCTAACCAAGAGGTACACCAGCTTCTCAGCAGCCCTCAGACCCCAACCGAGCCGGACAATGAAGTAAGCCCAGCCCATCTGCATTCATTCTAATTTGCAACAATAAGACAAGACCTGAAAGGGAAGATGATGGAAAACTCAAGGGGAAATGGTCTAAGAGCCTCCTGCTCCCTTGGGCAGCGTGCCAGCAAGCTCGTGATGCTGAGACACACACAGATCTACATCTTCCATGCAGCCCTTGcttactgtatttttaattttgattaaaaaaaaaaaaagacgggaTTACACAGAAAACATCATCCGTGGCAAACCACAAACTGAGCCAATGCAGTGGGAAACACGTGTCACCGCCCCTTCCGGTGCCCTCCTACCACTGGCTCCCCTGGACGGAGCTCAGGAGCTTCTCATCCTTAGGTTTCAGAATCTTCTTGTCTGCCATGTTCACCACCCATCCTGGAGCCAGACCAAAGAAAATCTGCCGTGGATCCTTCCGAGTACTGAGCATTTTGAAGAGTTCGTCTTTAGTGATGTCCGGTAAAATATAGCCGTACTTCTTGGCGAGCTCCAGTCTTGCTTCGGGAAATCCGGCGGGATCCGCCAGGTAGCCTCGGTTTCTCGCATCAGTGTAGTAGGGCACGAGTGCCTCACGAGGGAGCATCCGCTTGGGAATGGGTTGCCCACGGAGAAAGAATGGGATGGGTTTGCACAGAATTTCCAGGCTTCGCGGGTCATAGAAGGCGGTCGTGACGACACCCCCATTCTTCTCGATGGCGGCGATGGCCAGCTCAGAAGCTAGCTGAACTTCGATGTTAACTTTTGCCTTAAAGGTGTCAGCGCCCTCCTCTACTAGCTGGACTCCATAGTCCCttttagatggctggatggtaacACCTCGCCCATTGACCAGCTGGGTTAAGTCAATAGGTTGTGTGGGATCAACACGGCCCAAGTCAATCAGGTACTGAAGCCTGTTGAGACTCAAAGGCTGATACTGGCGTCTGAAGCTGTGTCCTTCATTAAACCCGTATTTTGGGATTCAAAGGTAAAATGGAGTCTGGCCTCCTTCAAAGCCCAGCCGGGGCCGGGTTCCTCTCTGACGTTCTCCCTTGTGGCCCCTGCCACACTTCCTACCTCTTCTCTGACCTCTTCGTCGTCTTTCCGGCTTCCTGGAGCCCGGGTTCGGCCTCAAGTTAGCCAGGCTCACACGAGGCAGAGCCCGAAGCAGGTCCAGGGCCCTGGGCCCTGCGCCCCGCACCGGGCCGGCCATGACCCGCTTGCGTGAGACGCCGCGAGGGCGCctccagactttcttttcttgggctccaaaatcactgcagatggtgactgcagccatgaaattaagacacttgctccttggaagaaaagctatgacaaacctagacagcatattaaaaagctgagaccttactttgccagcaaagatccatctaatcaaagctatggtttttctagtagtcatttatggatatgagagttggaccataaagaaaactgagcgctgaagaattgatgcttttgaactgtggtgttggagaagactcttcagagtcccttggtctgcaaggagatcaaaccagttaatcctgaaggaaatcagtcctgaatggtcATTGggaggacggatgctgaagctgaagctccaatattttggccgcctgatgcaaagaactgattcattgaaaaagaccctgatgctgggaaagattgaaggtaagaggagagggacgacagaggatgagatggttggatggcatcaccgactcaatgaacatgagtttgagcaagctccagcagttggtgatgggcagagaagcctggcgtgctgcagtccatggggtcgcaaacagttgaaaccactgagtgactgaactgaactgaaataataaGGATTTAGGGAAAGTCACCAAAATAATCTGAGCCCGGACCTCCAATGACTAAATGAATACTCTCAATTACTTGTAAGACGTGAATTGATTTAGTGGTCATGGccttaaagaaaaacatgaatttgGTTGAGCTAGCAGGATTTgcggacttccctgtagctcagacggtaaagaatctgcctgcaatgcaggagacccgggttcaatccctgggtccagaagatactctgaagaacggaatggcaacccactccagtatttttgcctggggaatcccacggacagaagagtctggcgggctacagtccatgggtttgcaaagagtcggacaggtctgagtgactaacgctcCACTCCAGCAGCATTTTAACATGTTTGTTCTTATCATAGGTTTACCCAAAATTACTGTTGAGTAAAATTGCCTAAGGACTTCCTGCATATCCCTTGTTAATTAATTGATCCTAAAAGCTCAATCTTCTAATAGGCAAAAAGAGAACACAGGCGAGATAGGAAATTGTATGTTTACTGAATTCTACCAGCATCAGCATTCCAAGAGGTTGTGCACCTCATCTGTGAACAGTCAGCATGATTTGGCTCAAAGTTTTCACCATAGCCTCaggtttattaaaaaatattacagtATAATGAGAGAATGCTGTTATGTAGAAGGCCTACTCatatcaaataaatgtttttattcttatgtttcctttctttttcaagaaCCTATCTGTTCTAAATTTGTGATATTTTCAACACAATCAAATCATGTATTTGAATAGGCCATGTTTGCTAAATACTGACATTTCTGCTCTTCTGGATGTAGGAACAACTTCCTTTCAAGAAGTTCAAAACATGTCATGTGTATGCACACAGTCACCTAGTCACTGCACATTAAATAATCCTACTACTTTTATATTCTAAGCAAACACTGAGGGGGGAAATTAACTCCTGTTTTATGGGCATATTTTTATTCTCTAGCAACCAGCTCTGCAAACTTCCAACTCAGTCTTCTTCCCAGTAAGTGTGTAAATGAACCATGCTCCCTTCTGTGATAAAGGAAGTTGAGTGAAAGTGTCATTTTCATTTGATGTGACTTCACACTGCACAGAGAATGGTAGATTGAAGATGGTGGCAGGGTTGGGAATAGTCTTTCTTCTGAAGTGTCTCCTGGGTGTTTTGGTCTTTTAAACACCAGAGCCTGGCCGGCAAGTATTGGAAGAAGAGTAGACTCCATGGGCCAAGTGTAGGGTCCTGAGTGATTCCATCCCCCTTTTGTAGGCTCCCGTCTTTCCAGAAGAAAAGAGCTCCAAGGAGAGGGAGACCCTGTGGGGGAAGGGAGCTCTCTGAAAAGAGAAGgtgcaaagacaaagaaaaggagGAGTCAGTCGAAAAAGTTAGAGGACCTCATAAGGTAGTAATTATTAAATTGAGCTTCCTGTTTTAATCAAATGTGCTGGCTCTGTCAACACCACTTTTGCAAAAGAATTCCATGTGTTTAAGGCTGCAAGATGCAAACAAGTCTGCAGGCCtgtgaatttcatttatttttgctcctcTGAGGTAAACATTCAACTTTAGAATAAATCTAAAATTCTTCCTGGTCAATTCAGAGCATCTTATTAGAAGTCTTGTGTAACATGGCATCTTCTAGAAGCATTGAGACTTTACAAGGGGATGATTCACATTCAGCCAATGCCAGCTCatgttcattttcttaattgatcCCATTTAAAAACGGGGATTTGAAACATGGAAAGAGTTGAGAGCACTTGTTTACACCTCTGAATCAAAAAGAGAGGCTGTCTTCCATCTATTTGTACCTGTCCAACATCTTCTGAGGTTTATTGAGtggataaaataaaatcttattgtCACAGGCAGGCATCAACCTGGTTAATTCTTttgtctaaaattttaaaagatttctttcatcaaataCAACTCAATCCCATCCCAACCCAAATCACACTGGTTAcctcatgaaatatcttttttaattgaatgcaTTTATACATATGGTGGCTAATATTCTCATATACATATTCTGAGCTGGCTCactgaaaaagaatctgcctgccaatgcaacagacaCAGGCTCAaactctaggttgggaagatcccctggagaagagaatggaaacctactgctgttttcttgcctggagaattctatggacagaggagcctagcaggttatagTCCACAATGTCGCAGAGTcaacacttagcaactaaaacgacttagcaactaaaacgacagctatatatatatacatgtgtgtatatatcatgATAGTGACAGAACAGGCTGATTAAGCATAacttacttactccttggaaggaaagttatgaccaacctagacagcatattaaaaagcagagacattaccaacacaggtctgtctagtcaaggctatggtttttccagtggtcatgtatgggtgtgagagttggactctgaagaaagctgagtgctgaagaattgatgctttagaactgtggtgttggagaagactcttgagagtcccttggactgcaaggagatccaaccagtccatcgtaaaggagatcagtcctgggtgttcattggagggactgatgttgaagctgaaactccaatcctttggccacctgatgtgaagagctgactcattggaaaagaccctgatgctgggaaagattgaaggtaggaggagaagggggacagaggatgacatggttggatggcatcaccgactcaatggacatgggtttgggtggactccgggagttggtgatggacagggaggcctggcatgctgcggttcatggggtcgcaaagagttggacatgactgagtgactgaactgaactgaattaagctGCTTTAGTTTTATGAAATAGAGAAGAATTTCTTTTAAGGAACCACATATTAAAATTGGAATGCTGTTCTTTGTTTAGTCTAACGCCACGGGGAATTCAACAAAAAATGGACCCTGAGTTGATAGCATTCAGAGAATTCTGTAAAAGGTGGCTCTGTGCTCTACAGAGGCCAGGATGATCTGGGAAGgaagccttggtttcctctttcTGCTGATTAAGAGTCTAGTGCTTCAGAGTTCAGCTCCAGACGCGGAAGGGAGATCTTATCGTGGCCCTCGGTACAGCTCCATTGTTACAGTGGTCCTCATTTCCTTAATGccggaaaggaaaagaaataacattTGAAGTTCATTCTGGCTTGTCAGCTGTTAGGATCCTAAATTTAATACCTTACAAAGATTTTCTGATTTAGGGAAATATTTTAAGGATGGAAGTCTGATAGAGATACTCTGGAAATCCTCCAGTGAGATGCCAGACTCTCTTACGTGGTACCATTGGTTGTACCTATATTCACAAGTTCTCAGTTAATGTAACACCTCTATACCATTTACGTAGGACATCTATAGTGCCTGCTGATAAAATAGTTCATTAGACTGGTTCCACTGATGTTTAAGCCATTTAGGACACACATGCTAAGGTTATACAAAGTTTTCTTGAATTCAGTATCTATACATACATTACTGATTTCCAGTTGTATTGAATTATTACCAAAGAATACTACCTCTAAAACTTACACTTTTTGGactctattaatattttctttgcagccaattaCACAATTGAGTTCTATAAATGTCCATAGTCAccacgtgcatgctcagttgctcagtcgtgtccaactctttacgacctcatggacatagcccaccaggctcctctgtccatgggatttcccaggcaagaatactggaacaagttgccagttccttcttcagggaccttcctgactcaggggtcaaacccgggtctcctgcttctcctgcactggcaggcagattctttaccactgagccacctgagaagcccccataGTCATAAAGGAACATGTATTTTCTGTAGGATATAAAGGCCTCTGTATATCTCTATCATGTTGAAGGTGTTTGTTATATATTCAATCTCTATGCTTCCTCTTTTTTATCTGTTTGGTCTATGAAACTCTGTAAGAGACATATTAAAATTGCTCAGGGtaatttcaagttttctttatACATCTATGAGCTTTTACTTTATAGTCAGCTTTTATGTTGCTTTGACATAAAGGCTCATAACTGTAATAAAGTTCTTCTGactcatattttttctttaaatattatttctctttgcCCTATTtaacatgtatgtgcatgtgcatacatgttcagtcagtcagtcctatccgactctttgtaaccccatacaTACAGATGTATGCTTTCACTAAAGCTCTGTAGTTTCAtatctcattttattattttttttcatatctcaTTTTAAAACCTTTGATTAAATGACATGAGAGTTTTAAAAGAGCTCTATTTTCCTTGAATTACAGTGGGACAAAGATAGGGGGAAATTTGTGGGAAAGTTGAGAGTCATTATGTTTAGGAAGTAGATTATGAATTAACTATTCTTTAAATTCACTTCTGTTTATTCTGATTCTAATTGAATGATCAACTAAACTAATTTTCAAATTAATTGAATAATGTTCTAGTTTCTAGGCAATGTTgctaaagaaaagataaaaacaattgTCCCCAAAGAGAAAACTTAACCTATTGCCATTTTCAGCTTCCTTGCCATCTGTTCCTCAACAAACAATATAATCCTTAATAAAGTAGGCATGTCTGGCTACTGCCTCTGGGTAATAATTAATTTTGTTCAGAATGACCCATATCTAGACATCTGTATTGTTTTCTAGAAGGTGTGGAATCATCAAAATTCTAAACGAGTTGGAGGAAGAAGCAACACATGTCATTCCTTGGCTGCTTCTCAATGACCTCTTTCCTGTTTGAGGAACACCGTGACTTCTGTGTAGAAATGTTGGAGCAGACATACTTTTTTGTCAATGTTAGAAGTAGAAGTTGAGAGAGAACTCAAAGACCAGAAGCCGCAAGGCATTCCTTCAGTTCATCCTTTTAAATCCTCGGTGCTTTACCTTGACTTTCTGAGAAACTGAATAATCTCTGCTGCTGGCACAAACAACAGAAGGACTTCATCAGAACAGAGCCCTGGTCTCTCCCATCCTTTAGGCATAGAACCTAGTTAGGTGTGTGTGTAGATTTCCAACATTTTGCTGCCCTCGGAAAGGCAATAAATGCATCTCTACTTATTGTATACACAGGCGGGGGTTTCCAAAGCAATTTTGTCTGTAAAGGACGCTTCATCCATTTTGGTGACAGCTGGAAGGAAGTCTTTAGAAGCTTCTCTCAAAGGGTGTAGCAGGATGTCGGAGGAATTGAAACTTTGAGCAGGAACTCCAGTGTGCCAAGTTCACACGTGGCTGAAAGATGTTTAATCCCTAGTCAAGCAAATAGGAGCAAGCTGCTTAGAGGGTCTGTGGAGCATGCCCATCCTGTTAGTTCCAGCTAAGCTCTCTACGTTTATCCAAAAAGTAGTgcggctgcttttttttttttttttaactacatacCAAATAGAAATGTTCTAGACCCAGATCACCTAGGAAGGCAAAACACgacaagaaagaaatgaatgctCAAGCAATGATAATGTAATTTTGTGTGTCTGTTCTCTTACCCAAACCTATAGCAAGCAAAAGACTGCCTTAAACCCTCAGTACATCAAGAGGTTTTATTTGATTACATGAAATGTCTATCCTCAGAAGCAAATTTTTTCTTCAGTTAAGGAAAGGTAGTTACCAATTCTTTTCCATCCATTTCTCTGTATTTGATGCCCTATCTGCTTCTCAAAGtgaaaatagataaagaaaaatcCTGGGTGGTTGCTGATtctggaaaaggaaggaaatctcaGTGAAGTGATAAGGACAATCCATGATGATCAATGTTATTGACAGAAATCAGCTTCTGATCAAACAGAACTGCCTCAGAGCTGG
The Dama dama isolate Ldn47 chromosome 25, ASM3311817v1, whole genome shotgun sequence genome window above contains:
- the LOC133046634 gene encoding LOW QUALITY PROTEIN: large ribosomal subunit protein uL15m-like (The sequence of the model RefSeq protein was modified relative to this genomic sequence to represent the inferred CDS: substituted 1 base at 1 genomic stop codon), translating into MAGPVRGAGPRALDLLRALPRVSLANLRPNPGSRKPERRRRGQRRGRKCGRGHKGERQRGTRPRLGFEGGQTPFYLXIPKYGFNEGHSFRRQYQPLSLNRLQYLIDLGRVDPTQPIDLTQLVNGRGVTIQPSKRDYGVQLVEEGADTFKAKVNIEVQLASELAIAAIEKNGGVVTTAFYDPRSLEILCKPIPFFLRGQPIPKRMLPREALVPYYTDARNRGYLADPAGFPEARLELAKKYGYILPDITKDELFKMLSTRKDPRQIFFGLAPGWVVNMADKKILKPKDEKLLSSVQGSQW